One Patescibacteria group bacterium genomic window carries:
- a CDS encoding desulfoferrodoxin, which translates to MVQLKQIYRCSICGNVVEVLHASVGQLVCCGKPMELLIEKTKDIGAEKHVPIIEKKEGGIKVRVGSIPHPMEEKHYLEWIELVVDGKSFRQFLHPDQKAEAEFLVKVEEGSKIFAREYCNLHGLWKGFES; encoded by the coding sequence ATGGTCCAATTAAAACAGATTTATCGTTGTTCAATTTGCGGCAATGTTGTTGAAGTATTGCATGCTAGTGTTGGCCAATTAGTTTGCTGCGGAAAGCCAATGGAACTATTGATAGAGAAAACGAAAGATATAGGAGCAGAGAAGCACGTGCCGATTATTGAAAAGAAAGAGGGTGGAATAAAGGTCAGAGTTGGTTCTATTCCTCATCCGATGGAAGAGAAGCACTATCTTGAATGGATAGAATTAGTGGTTGACGGAAAGAGTTTTCGTCAGTTTCTCCATCCCGATCAAAAGGCCGAAGCTGAATTTTTAGTAAAAGTTGAAGAAGGAAGTAAAATTTTTGCTAGAGAATATTGTAATCTTCACGGTCTTTGGAAGGGGTTTGAGAGTTAG
- a CDS encoding pyrimidine dimer DNA glycosylase/endonuclease V: MRIWDVPIDCLCRNHLLGEHRELHAIWNILIKKKKGFSKHPETLRWRGKLKALYLKHEAIVREMKKRGYQHRSSLNKKLAKGKAQQYEFWQSKEAQKIILKRKCRQCGV, encoded by the coding sequence ATGCGGATTTGGGATGTGCCAATAGATTGTTTGTGTCGTAATCATCTTTTAGGCGAACATAGAGAATTACATGCCATTTGGAATATTTTGATAAAAAAGAAAAAGGGGTTTTCCAAACATCCAGAAACATTAAGGTGGCGAGGAAAATTAAAGGCTCTTTACCTTAAACACGAAGCAATAGTTAGAGAGATGAAAAAACGAGGTTATCAACATCGATCATCTTTAAATAAAAAATTAGCCAAAGGTAAAGCTCAGCAATATGAATTTTGGCAGTCCAAGGAAGCACAAAAGATAATTTTAAAAAGAAAGTGTCGGCAGTGCGGAGTCTAA
- a CDS encoding L,D-transpeptidase — protein sequence MRQVIKIFIIFLLPFLLYFLFFLRPCLALDSDNDRVSDEDETKVYYTNPFNHDTDGDGYDDYTEIKNGYSPHQLKLKMSQTDLDQDGLSDKQERLLGTDLGNGDTDNDGYQDGEEIFSGHDPKNPKRGARMSGKIIEISIQDQLLRYRIGKVILGEYRVSTGSVRYPTPLGEFLIDKKEKRAYSKKWRLWMPYFLSMKNGLFGIHELPEWSDGRKEGENHLGQRVSHGCIRLGVGPAKKIYDWADVGTKVIIKKHWP from the coding sequence ATGCGGCAAGTAATCAAGATTTTTATTATCTTTCTTCTACCCTTTCTTCTCTATTTTCTATTCTTTCTAAGACCATGTTTAGCTTTAGATTCAGATAACGATCGGGTGAGTGATGAAGACGAGACAAAGGTTTATTATACTAATCCATTCAACCATGATACCGATGGCGACGGCTATGATGACTATACGGAAATAAAAAATGGTTATTCGCCACATCAATTAAAATTGAAAATGAGTCAAACAGACCTTGATCAGGATGGTTTAAGTGATAAACAAGAAAGACTATTAGGTACAGATTTAGGCAATGGTGATACTGATAACGATGGTTATCAAGACGGCGAAGAAATTTTTTCCGGCCACGATCCAAAAAATCCAAAAAGAGGAGCACGGATGAGTGGGAAAATTATTGAAATCAGTATTCAAGATCAGTTGCTGCGTTATAGAATCGGTAAAGTTATTTTAGGCGAATACAGGGTTTCAACTGGCTCCGTTCGATATCCTACGCCTTTAGGTGAATTTTTAATCGATAAAAAAGAAAAAAGGGCTTATTCAAAAAAATGGCGACTTTGGATGCCCTATTTTTTATCAATGAAAAATGGTTTGTTTGGTATTCATGAATTACCAGAATGGTCAGACGGAAGAAAAGAAGGTGAAAATCATCTCGGGCAAAGAGTTTCTCATGGCTGTATTCGCTTAGGTGTTGGTCCAGCTAAAAAAATTTATGACTGGGCTGATGTCGGGACAAAAGTTATAATTAAAAAACATTGGCCATAA
- a CDS encoding glycosyltransferase family 2 protein gives MASNNLKISVVLPCLNEEKTIGVCLEKIKKAFEKYHLDGEIIVVDNGSTDRSGEIAKNLGAIVVFEPKRGYGNAYHRGIAMAKGDFIIIGDADNTYDFGEIDKFIGPLKEGYDLVIGNRFSGLMKKRAMGFWSRIGNPILSSLLRLFFRTKIHDAHCGMRAFTRTAYDKLNLQTTGMEYASEMIVKAIWQNLKIKEVPITYYPRVGESKLSPWRDGWRHLKFMLIYAPNWLFLGPGIFLFSIGLFLLIAMTFGELRIGKVILHLHPMFLGALLVLLGYQVFSFGLLTKLYAYSQKLMPRSKLVDFYLKYFSLEKLIFIGLLFFFVGLGLGISVYLIWARGGFGALFEVRKSLTSITLMILGMQIIFTGFFYHILRIGLKGHE, from the coding sequence ATGGCAAGTAATAATTTAAAAATTTCTGTTGTTTTGCCTTGTTTGAATGAAGAAAAAACCATCGGTGTTTGTTTGGAAAAAATAAAAAAGGCATTTGAAAAATATCATTTGGATGGCGAGATTATTGTTGTTGACAACGGTTCGACCGATCGGTCAGGAGAGATTGCTAAAAATTTAGGAGCAATTGTTGTTTTTGAGCCGAAAAGGGGATATGGTAATGCCTATCATCGAGGCATCGCCATGGCCAAAGGTGATTTTATTATTATTGGTGATGCTGATAATACTTATGATTTCGGCGAAATTGATAAATTTATTGGACCACTGAAAGAAGGTTATGATTTGGTCATAGGTAATCGTTTTTCCGGGTTAATGAAAAAAAGAGCGATGGGGTTTTGGTCAAGAATTGGTAACCCAATTTTATCTAGCCTTTTGCGTCTATTTTTTCGAACAAAAATTCATGATGCTCACTGTGGAATGAGGGCTTTTACTAGAACAGCCTATGATAAATTGAATTTACAAACTACTGGGATGGAGTATGCTTCAGAAATGATTGTCAAAGCCATTTGGCAAAATTTAAAAATAAAAGAAGTACCGATTACTTATTATCCGCGAGTAGGCGAGTCAAAACTTTCTCCTTGGCGCGATGGTTGGCGTCATTTAAAATTTATGTTAATTTATGCTCCTAATTGGCTTTTTCTTGGGCCCGGGATATTTTTATTTTCCATTGGCCTGTTTCTTTTAATAGCGATGACTTTTGGTGAATTAAGGATTGGCAAAGTAATTTTGCACCTTCATCCGATGTTCTTAGGCGCGCTTTTGGTTTTGCTAGGCTATCAAGTTTTTTCTTTTGGTCTTTTAACTAAACTTTACGCTTATTCACAAAAATTAATGCCGCGCAGTAAATTAGTTGATTTTTATCTAAAATATTTTTCTTTGGAAAAATTAATTTTTATTGGTCTGTTATTTTTTTTTGTCGGCCTAGGTTTAGGCATCTCTGTTTATCTTATTTGGGCGCGCGGTGGTTTTGGGGCTTTGTTTGAAGTGAGAAAATCACTAACCTCGATTACTTTAATGATTCTGGGAATGCAAATTATTTTTACTGGTTTCTTTTATCATATTTTAAGAATCGGTCTGAAGGGACACGAATAA
- a CDS encoding SIMPL domain-containing protein (The SIMPL domain is named for its presence in mouse protein SIMPL (signalling molecule that associates with mouse pelle-like kinase). Bacterial member BP26, from Brucella, was shown to assemble into a channel-like structure, while YggE from E. coli has been associated with resistance to oxidative stress.): protein MEQVKNNQFLVKPALILGICFLLGFFALSLALYQTRQEKDMLSVTGSAKQKVISDVVKWKSEFTNQVLISELAQGYNKMKNDEKMVVDFLKENGVKEGEMTILPVFATEVWRPEGGGPRQYLLRQTVEINSNDVQKITELSKNVQKIVDKGVVFSTISLEYYYSKLPDLRISLLSLAVEDAKKRAEQIGRASGKKVGSIKSATMGVVQVLAPNSVEISDYGTYDTGSIEKEVMVTVKATFQLE from the coding sequence ATGGAACAAGTAAAAAATAATCAGTTTTTAGTTAAACCTGCTTTAATTTTGGGGATTTGTTTTTTGCTTGGTTTTTTTGCTTTATCTTTGGCCCTCTACCAAACCAGACAAGAAAAAGATATGCTTTCTGTTACAGGCTCAGCAAAACAGAAAGTGATTTCAGATGTGGTTAAATGGAAGAGTGAGTTTACTAATCAAGTTTTAATTTCAGAACTTGCTCAGGGATACAATAAAATGAAAAACGATGAAAAAATGGTGGTGGATTTTTTGAAAGAAAACGGGGTTAAGGAAGGGGAAATGACAATTTTACCGGTTTTTGCTACCGAAGTTTGGAGACCTGAGGGAGGAGGGCCTCGGCAATATCTTTTGCGTCAAACAGTAGAAATAAATTCAAATGATGTACAAAAAATTACCGAACTTTCAAAAAATGTACAAAAAATTGTTGACAAAGGAGTAGTGTTTTCCACAATTTCTCTAGAATATTATTATTCAAAACTCCCAGATTTGAGAATTAGTTTACTTTCTTTGGCAGTAGAGGATGCAAAAAAGAGAGCAGAACAGATTGGAAGGGCTAGCGGGAAGAAGGTTGGTTCAATTAAGTCAGCCACCATGGGTGTAGTGCAGGTTTTAGCACCAAATTCAGTAGAAATTTCAGATTATGGAACTTATGATACAGGAAGTATTGAAAAAGAAGTAATGGTAACAGTAAAAGCAACTTTTCAACTAGAGTAA
- a CDS encoding anaerobic ribonucleoside-triphosphate reductase, whose product MASVKNVKNKNYCWDCKKEIKFKEKEIKNGRMLTYETGREKVTIFKCNDCFSKSKELKNFQTCEVYSRVVGYLRPVQQWNIGKQKEFEERKEFNQRSKIKN is encoded by the coding sequence ATGGCCTCTGTCAAAAATGTCAAAAATAAAAATTATTGTTGGGACTGTAAAAAAGAAATTAAGTTTAAGGAAAAAGAGATAAAAAATGGGCGAATGCTGACTTATGAAACTGGCAGAGAAAAAGTAACTATTTTTAAATGTAATGATTGTTTTTCAAAAAGCAAGGAATTAAAAAATTTTCAAACCTGCGAAGTTTATTCAAGAGTCGTTGGTTATTTAAGACCAGTCCAACAATGGAATATTGGTAAGCAAAAAGAATTCGAAGAAAGAAAAGAATTCAATCAAAGGTCGAAAATTAAAAATTAA
- a CDS encoding NUDIX domain-containing protein has product MENFEICIRAIIQNKGKILICQYKEKGYYFFPGGHLEFGEKIEKALSREIKEELNLKIKKFSLIGLVDNIYKEDKQKHHEINLVFDVKVDKINLKSREDHIIFYFFDKIKFKREKIFPIALQKAILKWIKDKKFFWASQYYKKSFLMKNKT; this is encoded by the coding sequence ATGGAAAATTTTGAAATTTGCATTAGAGCAATTATTCAAAACAAAGGAAAAATTTTAATTTGCCAATACAAAGAAAAAGGATATTATTTTTTTCCGGGCGGGCATTTGGAATTTGGAGAAAAAATTGAAAAAGCACTTTCAAGAGAAATTAAAGAAGAACTCAATTTAAAGATTAAAAAATTTTCCCTCATTGGGTTAGTGGATAATATATATAAAGAAGATAAACAAAAACATCATGAAATTAATTTAGTATTTGATGTTAAGGTTGATAAAATCAACCTAAAGAGTAGGGAAGATCATATTATTTTTTATTTCTTTGATAAAATTAAATTTAAAAGAGAAAAAATTTTCCCCATTGCTTTACAAAAGGCAATTTTAAAGTGGATTAAAGATAAAAAATTTTTCTGGGCAAGTCAATATTACAAAAAGTCCTTTTTGATGAAAAATAAAACTTGA
- a CDS encoding arginase family protein — MQPSKGHFQALKQLENIVTKIIDDSKLPIVLGGEHSITLGSLKALIKKTKKLTICQFDTHADLRESWLGSKLSHAAVMHRCLEVDKEINLVQIGIRNISEEELPFLEKNKRRIKTFWAKDKKIGQLKKL, encoded by the coding sequence ATTCAACCATCTAAAGGCCATTTTCAGGCATTAAAGCAATTAGAAAATATTGTTACTAAAATTATTGATGATTCTAAGTTGCCCATTGTTTTAGGCGGTGAACATTCAATAACTTTAGGTTCGTTAAAGGCATTGATTAAAAAAACAAAAAAATTAACCATCTGTCAATTTGATACTCACGCTGACTTAAGAGAAAGTTGGTTGGGCTCAAAATTATCTCATGCGGCAGTCATGCACCGTTGTTTAGAAGTTGATAAAGAAATTAATTTAGTCCAGATTGGCATCAGAAATATTTCTGAAGAAGAATTGCCGTTTCTTGAAAAGAATAAAAGAAGAATCAAAACTTTTTGGGCTAAAGATAAAAAAATTGGTCAACTAAAGAAATTATAA
- a CDS encoding arginase family protein: MFLTFDFDVLDLSIMPAVGTPESNGLEWNEVLRLFKSFSQKRKVVGIDFVELCSINKLVAPDFLAAKLIYKFISYLVKFQRL; encoded by the coding sequence ATTTTTTTAACTTTTGATTTTGATGTTTTAGATCTTTCCATTATGCCAGCAGTTGGTACACCAGAATCAAATGGATTAGAATGGAACGAAGTTTTAAGATTATTTAAATCCTTTTCTCAAAAGAGAAAAGTAGTCGGTATTGATTTCGTTGAATTGTGTTCTATAAACAAATTAGTGGCACCAGATTTCTTAGCCGCTAAATTGATTTATAAATTTATCTCTTATTTAGTTAAATTTCAACGCCTATGA
- a CDS encoding rubrerythrin family protein → MKDPLTVSDPKPVKKGSKTYENLWKAFAGEAQARNKYTYFAKIAREQGMHHIAGIFEETANHELEHAKMIWKLLGEWSETKENLKKAIEGENYEHTTMYPEFKKVAKDEGFEDAVKFFTEVAEVEEQHEKRYKRLLEELEKGMVFKKEEKVMWVCRNCGYLHWGTEAPKECPNCRHPQSYFEVRCQY, encoded by the coding sequence ATGAAAGATCCATTAACTGTTTCTGATCCTAAACCAGTTAAGAAAGGATCAAAAACTTATGAAAATTTATGGAAAGCATTTGCTGGCGAGGCGCAGGCAAGAAATAAATATACTTACTTTGCTAAAATTGCTCGAGAACAGGGGATGCACCATATAGCAGGAATTTTTGAAGAAACCGCCAATCATGAATTAGAGCATGCGAAAATGATCTGGAAATTGTTAGGTGAATGGTCGGAGACAAAGGAAAATTTGAAAAAGGCGATTGAAGGAGAGAATTACGAGCACACGACAATGTATCCGGAATTTAAAAAAGTAGCCAAAGATGAGGGTTTTGAAGATGCAGTCAAATTTTTCACTGAAGTGGCTGAGGTTGAGGAACAACATGAAAAAAGATATAAAAGATTGTTGGAAGAATTAGAAAAAGGAATGGTTTTCAAAAAAGAAGAAAAGGTGATGTGGGTTTGTCGAAATTGTGGCTACCTTCACTGGGGAACCGAGGCGCCAAAAGAATGTCCGAACTGTCGACATCCGCAAAGTTACTTTGAGGTTAGGTGTCAGTATTAA
- a CDS encoding deoxyhypusine synthase family protein: protein MKELKKFLTKKVRAIKIKTPKKISQLLEEMKRTGFQGRKLAEVTEIWEKMIKDKNVTIFFGYTGSLSTTGQWKIINWLIENHFIDVLVSTGANISEDIVGAMGKNYWQGHHLVQDDLLFKVGLNRYYDVYGREDDYLEMTELIADFIMTLKEKYNYSSREFLFLFGQWLWQKGIKSIVATAAKNKVPVFCPAIVDSPYGDAGLLAKSRGFNLILDNMKDYFEFMKLAEQTKETAVIYIGGGVPKDFIQLLAVTSDLLYKDKNIPGKKGRKRLLTNESYYPHKYAIQITTDSPQWGGLSGATLDEGVSWGKELPAEGNYAQCYCDATIALPIIAQALAERKLKRKGRILTFED from the coding sequence ATGAAGGAACTTAAAAAATTTCTTACCAAAAAAGTTAGAGCTATTAAAATTAAAACACCAAAAAAAATTTCTCAGCTTTTAGAAGAAATGAAGAGAACCGGTTTTCAGGGGCGAAAATTAGCCGAAGTGACAGAAATTTGGGAGAAAATGATTAAAGACAAAAACGTAACCATTTTCTTTGGCTATACTGGTTCGCTTTCCACTACCGGACAGTGGAAAATTATTAATTGGTTGATAGAGAATCATTTTATTGATGTCCTTGTTTCTACTGGGGCAAACATTTCTGAGGATATTGTTGGGGCAATGGGAAAGAATTATTGGCAAGGCCATCATTTGGTTCAAGATGATTTACTTTTCAAAGTCGGTCTAAATCGTTATTATGACGTTTATGGTCGCGAAGACGATTATCTGGAAATGACAGAGTTGATTGCTGATTTTATAATGACACTCAAAGAGAAATATAACTATTCCTCTCGAGAATTTTTATTTCTCTTTGGTCAATGGCTTTGGCAAAAAGGAATCAAAAGTATTGTTGCCACCGCCGCCAAGAATAAAGTACCGGTTTTTTGTCCGGCTATTGTTGATAGTCCCTATGGTGATGCTGGCCTGCTGGCTAAAAGTCGAGGCTTTAATCTTATTCTTGACAATATGAAAGATTATTTTGAGTTTATGAAATTAGCTGAGCAGACTAAAGAGACGGCGGTTATCTATATCGGTGGTGGCGTACCTAAGGACTTTATTCAACTTTTAGCCGTGACAAGTGATCTCTTATATAAAGATAAAAATATTCCTGGTAAAAAGGGCAGGAAACGTCTTTTAACTAATGAGAGTTATTATCCTCATAAATATGCTATTCAAATTACTACTGATTCGCCGCAATGGGGAGGGCTTTCAGGGGCGACTTTAGACGAAGGTGTTTCTTGGGGTAAAGAATTACCTGCGGAGGGAAATTATGCCCAATGCTATTGTGACGCAACAATTGCTTTACCAATTATTGCTCAGGCTTTAGCTGAGAGAAAATTAAAAAGGAAAGGAAGAATTTTAACTTTTGAAGACTAA
- a CDS encoding transcriptional repressor encodes MITNKKEKLTSQKKLILDYLRSVKTHPSAKEIFKTIRKKLPRISLSTVYRILNNLKEKNQIFEIPIETSRFDGDLSPHAHFICQKCRKIFDIFEKLPSLRIKKIKIGFVKNYQIYFYGLCQKCQK; translated from the coding sequence ATGATTACTAATAAAAAAGAAAAGTTAACCTCGCAAAAAAAATTGATTTTAGATTACTTGAGATCAGTTAAGACTCACCCTTCGGCTAAAGAGATTTTTAAGACGATAAGAAAAAAATTGCCTCGCATTAGTTTAAGTACCGTCTATCGAATTTTAAATAATTTGAAAGAAAAAAATCAAATTTTTGAAATTCCGATTGAGACAAGCCGTTTTGATGGCGACCTTTCTCCTCATGCACATTTTATTTGCCAAAAGTGTCGGAAAATCTTTGATATTTTTGAAAAATTACCATCTTTAAGAATAAAGAAAATAAAAATTGGTTTCGTAAAAAATTATCAAATTTATTTTTATGGCCTCTGTCAAAAATGTCAAAAATAA
- a CDS encoding 50S ribosomal protein L11 methyltransferase — protein sequence MIPLSFIFLFLKLLLVVFVIILLLTFSLPFFGGVPYVPTPEKRVKKMLELAQLKQGEKLVDLGSGDGRILIEAARIGAEAVGYEIDPLLVLTSKKLIKKEGLENKIKIYRKSFWQADLKDADVVTFYGITGIMGRMEKKLLRELKPGARVCSYVFAFPRWEPVRYESGIFLYQKS from the coding sequence ATGATTCCATTATCTTTTATTTTTCTTTTCTTAAAGTTATTATTGGTTGTTTTTGTTATTATTTTACTTCTAACCTTTTCGCTGCCATTTTTTGGTGGCGTACCTTATGTACCAACCCCAGAAAAAAGAGTCAAAAAAATGTTAGAATTGGCTCAATTGAAACAAGGTGAAAAGTTAGTTGATTTAGGTTCGGGCGATGGCCGGATCTTAATTGAGGCGGCGAGAATAGGAGCGGAGGCTGTTGGTTATGAAATTGATCCTTTATTAGTTTTGACAAGTAAGAAACTGATAAAAAAGGAAGGATTAGAAAATAAAATAAAAATTTATCGAAAAAGTTTTTGGCAGGCCGATTTAAAAGATGCTGACGTGGTGACCTTTTATGGTATCACGGGTATTATGGGGCGGATGGAAAAAAAATTATTAAGAGAATTAAAGCCAGGCGCTCGTGTTTGTTCTTATGTTTTTGCTTTTCCGCGATGGGAGCCGGTTCGTTACGAATCAGGAATTTTTTTATATCAAAAATCTTAA
- a CDS encoding ATP cone domain-containing protein: MVFIVKANGQRQEFSLEKVRRSCLRAGASPTLAQEISRKISHQVRNGMTTLEIRRLIFRYLNKEEPKTASLYSLKEAIFRLGPQGFYFEKIVAEIFQREGYQVEIDKIFSGACVEHEIDITAKKEQEKLMIECKFHHQPGLYTELKDVLYVWARFLDLKEGGCDFTQPVLVSNTKFSESVKKYALCKNFPLIGWSYPEEKNLQYFIEKYQLYPITVLRRLEKYYQEKLLRYGIVSCQDLLKIEPRKLQRETGLDVKKINILRSEVLSLIR, translated from the coding sequence ATGGTCTTTATTGTTAAAGCTAATGGCCAGAGACAAGAATTTTCACTAGAAAAAGTGAGAAGAAGTTGCCTCAGGGCCGGTGCTTCTCCAACTTTGGCTCAAGAGATTAGCCGGAAAATTTCTCATCAGGTCAGAAATGGTATGACGACATTGGAAATTAGACGATTAATTTTTCGTTATTTAAATAAAGAAGAACCAAAAACAGCCTCTCTTTATTCTCTAAAGGAAGCAATTTTTCGTTTAGGACCGCAAGGTTTTTATTTTGAAAAAATAGTCGCCGAAATTTTTCAGCGAGAAGGTTACCAAGTAGAAATAGATAAAATTTTTTCGGGAGCCTGTGTTGAACACGAGATTGATATTACGGCAAAAAAAGAACAAGAAAAATTAATGATTGAGTGTAAATTTCATCATCAGCCAGGCCTTTATACAGAATTAAAAGATGTGCTTTATGTCTGGGCAAGGTTTTTAGATTTAAAAGAAGGGGGTTGCGATTTTACTCAACCAGTTTTAGTTTCCAACACAAAATTTTCTGAATCAGTAAAAAAATACGCCCTTTGTAAGAATTTTCCTTTAATTGGCTGGTCCTACCCAGAAGAAAAAAATCTTCAATATTTTATTGAGAAATATCAACTTTACCCAATTACTGTACTCAGACGATTAGAAAAATATTATCAGGAAAAACTTCTGCGCTACGGCATTGTTTCTTGTCAAGATTTATTAAAAATTGAACCAAGAAAACTGCAAAGAGAAACTGGTCTTGATGTGAAAAAAATCAACATCCTCCGGTCAGAAGTTCTGTCACTAATCCGATAA
- a CDS encoding undecaprenyl-diphosphate phosphatase, with amino-acid sequence MFKYFVLGILQGIFEWLPISSEGIVSLFGSFLIKGFNPVDIALFLHLGTLLACIFYFWKDLKEIIFLKNKTMFQFLAISTIVSLAIGFPLYKIVREMALGNFLLILVGFGLLFTAYFHQKKVFFELDFKRLALLSGILQGLAVIPGLSRSGATIFALSFSKLKPDEILKISYLMSIPVVLLSSLYLFLENKSIIVESWPALISSFIIGLLTLKILISFSKKINFSKFALLFAILCFLGAIINFIL; translated from the coding sequence ATGTTTAAATATTTTGTTTTAGGAATTTTGCAGGGGATTTTTGAGTGGCTTCCTATTTCAAGCGAGGGGATTGTTTCATTATTCGGTAGTTTTTTAATTAAAGGATTCAATCCCGTTGATATAGCTCTTTTTTTACATCTTGGCACATTGTTGGCTTGCATTTTTTATTTTTGGAAAGATTTAAAAGAAATTATTTTTTTAAAAAACAAAACAATGTTTCAATTTTTAGCAATTTCTACTATTGTTTCATTAGCGATTGGCTTTCCTTTATATAAAATAGTGAGAGAGATGGCCTTAGGAAATTTTTTGTTAATATTGGTTGGTTTTGGTTTACTTTTTACGGCCTATTTTCATCAAAAAAAAGTTTTTTTTGAACTTGATTTTAAAAGGTTAGCTCTCTTGTCTGGTATTTTACAAGGATTAGCGGTAATTCCTGGACTTTCAAGGTCTGGGGCAACTATTTTTGCTCTTTCCTTTTCTAAATTAAAACCCGATGAAATTTTAAAAATTTCTTATTTGATGTCTATTCCAGTAGTGCTCCTTTCCAGCCTTTACTTATTTTTAGAAAACAAAAGTATCATTGTAGAATCTTGGCCAGCCTTAATTTCTAGTTTTATAATAGGCCTTTTAACTTTAAAAATTTTAATTTCTTTTTCCAAAAAAATAAATTTTTCTAAATTTGCTCTTCTTTTTGCTATTCTTTGTTTTTTGGGTGCGATCATAAATTTCATCCTTTAA